From Streptomyces fungicidicus, one genomic window encodes:
- the otsB gene encoding trehalose-phosphatase, with amino-acid sequence MDSTDPHATPTPATQAGREGLEALLSRPGKALIGLDFDGTLAPIVPDPEQARAHPDAVPALAALAPKVAAVAVVTGRPAGVAVRHGGFAGVPGLEHLVVLGHYGAERWDAVTGEVTAPAPHPGVAAVRAELPGLLDRAGAWQGTWIEEKGGRAVAVHTRRAADPQAAYEALREPLAGLAARHGLVVEPGRLVLELRPPGMDKGVALSEYAREIGAGSVLYAGDDLGDLAAFTAVDKLRSAGVPGLLVCSGSDEVTELRDRADLVVDGPPGLVHLLATLAAHIH; translated from the coding sequence ATGGATTCCACCGACCCGCACGCCACGCCGACGCCCGCCACGCAGGCCGGACGGGAAGGGCTGGAGGCGCTCCTCTCCCGCCCGGGGAAGGCACTGATCGGGCTCGACTTCGACGGGACGCTCGCGCCGATCGTGCCCGACCCGGAGCAGGCCCGCGCGCACCCGGACGCGGTGCCCGCGCTCGCCGCGCTCGCCCCGAAGGTGGCCGCGGTCGCGGTCGTCACCGGCCGCCCCGCGGGTGTCGCGGTACGGCACGGCGGCTTCGCGGGCGTGCCCGGTCTGGAGCACCTCGTCGTCCTCGGCCATTACGGCGCCGAGCGCTGGGACGCCGTGACCGGTGAGGTCACCGCCCCCGCCCCGCACCCCGGGGTCGCCGCCGTCCGCGCGGAGCTGCCCGGCCTGCTCGACCGGGCCGGGGCCTGGCAGGGCACCTGGATCGAGGAGAAGGGCGGCCGGGCGGTCGCGGTGCACACCCGCAGGGCCGCCGATCCCCAGGCCGCGTACGAGGCGCTGCGCGAGCCGCTCGCCGGGCTCGCCGCCCGGCACGGGCTAGTCGTCGAGCCCGGCCGCCTGGTCCTCGAGCTGCGCCCGCCGGGCATGGACAAGGGCGTCGCCCTGAGCGAGTACGCCCGGGAGATCGGCGCCGGGTCGGTCCTCTACGCCGGGGACGACCTGGGCGACCTCGCCGCCTTCACCGCCGTCGACAAGCTGCGTTCCGCCGGTGTGCCCGGGCTGCTGGTGTGCAGCGGAAGCGACGAGGTCACGGAACTGCGCGACCGGGCGGACCTGGTGGTCGACGGCCCGCCGGGCCTCGTCCACCTCCTGGCAACCCTGGCGGCACACATACACTGA
- a CDS encoding DUF3263 domain-containing protein, giving the protein MDTGDGEQGLARRERDILALERRGFAGPGVKERAIREELGLAPVRYYQLLNALLDDPRALAHDPVTVNRLRRVREARRSER; this is encoded by the coding sequence ATGGACACGGGGGACGGGGAACAGGGGCTGGCCCGGCGTGAACGGGACATCCTGGCGCTGGAGCGCCGGGGGTTCGCCGGGCCCGGTGTGAAGGAGCGCGCGATCCGGGAGGAACTGGGGCTGGCTCCTGTGCGCTACTACCAGTTGCTCAACGCCCTCCTCGACGATCCCCGGGCCCTCGCCCACGATCCGGTGACCGTCAATCGCCTCCGGCGGGTTCGGGAAGCGCGGCGTTCGGAGCGCTGA
- a CDS encoding extracellular solute-binding protein — protein MQRRVRTRAIAVVSALGLTGVLGGCGVGGGSSEVTLRLVAADYGTGKADSSEKYWAGLAERYESEHPDVKIDVSVYSWNDVDRKVKEMVDAGDPPDMAQIGAYADYAAKDMLYKAGDLLSIPVQADFVSQLSTAGEVNSVQYGMPFASSTRVLFYNKELFDKAGITPPRTWDELAADAEALKAEGVKYPYALPLGPEEAQAETMQWLLSGGGGYTDITGIYSVDSAPNVETFAWLKDELVGKGLTGPVAPGKLDRADGFEAFAAGDVGMLNGHPSLMEMAKKKGVEFGMVPTPGAEGESEATLGVADWMMAFNENGNRDQVGDFLDFVYSEENVLEFSREYNLLPVTNSASRAMAASDRDKELKPFLDQLPTSELYPVGNTSWAAVNAAVKKQIGKAVAPGGSPAGVLGGLQATATRAENAE, from the coding sequence GTGCAGCGGCGGGTCAGGACAAGGGCGATCGCGGTGGTCTCCGCACTGGGACTGACGGGAGTCCTCGGCGGATGCGGCGTCGGTGGGGGATCGTCCGAGGTGACCCTGAGACTCGTCGCCGCCGACTACGGCACCGGCAAGGCGGACAGCTCCGAGAAGTACTGGGCCGGACTGGCCGAGCGGTACGAGTCCGAGCACCCCGACGTGAAGATCGACGTCAGCGTCTACTCCTGGAACGACGTCGACCGCAAGGTCAAGGAGATGGTCGACGCCGGTGACCCGCCGGACATGGCGCAGATCGGCGCGTACGCCGACTACGCGGCCAAGGACATGCTCTACAAGGCGGGCGACCTGCTCTCCATCCCCGTCCAGGCGGACTTCGTCTCCCAGCTCTCCACCGCGGGCGAGGTCAACAGCGTGCAGTACGGCATGCCGTTCGCCTCCTCCACGCGCGTGCTGTTTTACAACAAGGAGCTGTTCGACAAGGCCGGCATCACCCCGCCGCGGACCTGGGACGAGCTCGCCGCCGACGCCGAGGCGCTGAAGGCGGAGGGCGTGAAGTACCCGTACGCGCTGCCGCTCGGGCCGGAGGAGGCGCAGGCCGAGACCATGCAGTGGCTGCTCAGCGGAGGCGGCGGCTACACCGACATCACCGGTATCTACAGCGTCGACTCCGCGCCGAACGTCGAGACCTTCGCCTGGCTGAAGGACGAACTGGTCGGCAAGGGCCTGACCGGTCCCGTCGCACCCGGCAAGCTCGACCGGGCCGACGGGTTCGAGGCGTTCGCCGCCGGGGACGTCGGCATGCTCAACGGGCACCCCTCGCTGATGGAGATGGCGAAGAAGAAGGGCGTGGAGTTCGGCATGGTGCCGACGCCGGGGGCCGAGGGGGAGAGCGAGGCCACGCTCGGCGTCGCCGACTGGATGATGGCCTTCAACGAGAACGGCAACCGCGACCAGGTCGGCGACTTCCTCGACTTCGTCTACAGCGAGGAGAACGTGCTCGAGTTCTCCCGCGAGTACAACCTGCTGCCGGTCACCAACTCGGCGTCCCGCGCGATGGCCGCGTCGGACCGGGACAAGGAGCTCAAGCCGTTCCTCGACCAGCTGCCGACCTCGGAGCTCTACCCGGTCGGCAACACCTCCTGGGCGGCGGTGAACGCCGCGGTCAAGAAGCAGATCGGCAAGGCGGTCGCGCCGGGCGGCAGCCCGGCCGGCGTCCTCGGCGGACTCCAGGCGACGGCGACGCGCGCGGAGAACGCGGAGTAG